A stretch of Panthera tigris isolate Pti1 chromosome E2, P.tigris_Pti1_mat1.1, whole genome shotgun sequence DNA encodes these proteins:
- the LOC102971018 gene encoding zinc finger protein 227 isoform X5 — MSLFKEAVTFKDVAVVFTIEELGLLDSAQRKLYRDVMVENFENLLSVGHVPFKPDMMSQLEAEEKLWMMERETQRNGYSSENHVAVPSGSKNQKEMETLRNVALKYLSHEELSCWQIWKQVASDLTSCLQRKRSQLLHGDSVQVSENENNGMNPKAGSSSYTAGVPILRTQDSCGNTYPRESPEQSRGQQVDVKNNPSVCEAFMKQSLSDRISAGTEQKPYKYNEGGKSICDGFSRHVPPGGDLFPCRECGKGFGHSSVLPLHNAHPGEKCSSRRPHLQALQRIRPREKHNKCHEPGNCFGKSAFHPHQSDHAGEKSYRCDSCGKGFSSSTGLIIHYRTHTGEKPYKCEECGKCFSQSSNFQCHQRVHTEEKPYRCEECGKGFGWSVNLRVHQRVHRGEKPYKCEECGKGFTQAAHYHIHQRVHTGEKPYKCDVCGKGFSHNSPLICHRRVHTGEKPYKCEACGKGFTRNTDLHIHFRVHTGEKPYKCKECGKGFSQASNLQVHQNVHTGEKRFKCETCGKGFSQSSKLQTHQRVHTGEKPYKCDVCGKDFSYSSNLKLHQVIHTGEKPYKCEECGKGFSWRSNLHAHQRVHSGEKPYKCEECDKSFSQAIDFRVHRRVHTGEKPYKCGVCGKGFSQSSGLQSHQRVHTGEKPYKCDVCGKGFRYSSQFIYHQRGHTGEKPYKCEQCGKGFGRSLNLRHHQRVHTGEKPHRCEECGKAFSLPSNLRVHLSVHIREKLFKCEECGKRFSQGSRLRAHQRVHTGEKPYKCDVCGKDFSHPSRLTYHQKVHTGKNR, encoded by the exons GAGGCAGTGACGTTCAAGGACGTGGCTGTGGTCTTCACTATAGAGGAGCTGGGACTGCTGGACTCTGCCCAGAGGAAGCTGTACCGAGATGTGATGGTGGAGAACTTCGAGAACCTGCTTTCAGTGG GACATGTTCCCTTCAAGCCAGATATGATGTCCCAGTTGGAGGCAGAAGAAAAGCTTTGGATGATGGAAAGagaaacccaaagaaatggaTATTCCAGTGAGAACCATGTGGCTGTTCCTTCAG GCAGCAAGAATCAAAAGGAGATGGAGACTCTTCGAAACGTTGCATTAAAATACCTTTCACACGAAGAACTATCCTGCTGGCAGATCTGGAAGCAGGTGGCAAGTGATTTAACCAGCTGTCTTCAGAGGAAGCGTTCCCAGTTACTCCACGGTGATTCTGTTCAGGTTTCTGAAAACGAGAATAATGGAATGAATCCTAAAGCAGGTAGCTCCAGTTACACTGCAGGTGTACCTATTTTGAGGACTCAGGATTCTTGTGGGAATACCTACCCGCGTGAGTCACCGGAGCAGAGTAGAGGTCAGCAAGTTGATGTGAAAAATAACCCGAGTGTATGTGAGGCCTTCATGAAGCAATCACTTAGTGATCGTATTAGCGCTGGCACAGAACAGAAACCCTATAAGTACAACGAAGGCGGCAAAAGCATTTGCGACGGTTTCAGTCGACATGTACCCCCAGGAGGGGATCTCTTTCCGTGTCGTGAGTGTGGAAAGGGTTTCGGTCATAGCTCAGTGCTTCCACTTCACAACGCTCACCCAGGAGAGAAATGCTCCAGTCGGCGTCCACACCTGCAGGCTCTTCAGAGAATTCGCCCAAGAGAGAAACACAATAAATGTCACGAACCTGGCAATTGCTTCGGTAAGAGCGCTTTTCATCCTCATCAGTCTGACCACGCAGGGGAGAAGTCCTACAGATGTGACAGTTGTGGCAAGGGATTCAGTAGCAGCACAGGCCTTATCATTCATTACAGGACTCACAccggagagaaaccttacaaatgtgaAGAGTGCGGTAAGTGCTTTAGCCAGAGTTCGAATTTTCAATGCCATCAGAGGGTCCACACTGAAGAAAAACCATACAGATGTGAAGAGTGTGGTAAGGGCTTCGGCTGGAGTGTTAATCTTCGTGTTCATCAGAGGGTCCACAGGGGAGAGAAACCCTACAAATGTGAGGAGTGTGGTAAGGGCTTCACTCAGGCTGCACACTATCACATACACCAGAGGGTCCACACTGGGGAGAAGCCTTACAAATGTGACGTCTGTGGTAAGGGCTTCAGTCATAATTCACCGCTAATATGCCATCGGAGagtccacactggagagaaaccatacAAATGTGAGGCGTGTGGGAAGGGCTTTACCCGTAATACCGATCTTCATATCCATTTCCGAgttcacacaggagagaaaccctacaAGTGTAAGGAGTGTGGGAAGGGCTTCAGTCAGGCTTCTAATCTTCAAGTCCATCAGAACGTCCACACTGGGGAGAAACGATTCAAATGTGAAACGTGTGGGAAGGGCTTCAGCCAGTCCTCAAAGCTTCAAACCCATCAGAGAgtccacactggagagaagccgTACAAATGTGATGTGTGTGGTAAGGACTTCAGTTACAGTTCAAATCTTAAACTGCACCAGGTaattcacactggagaaaaaccGTATAAATGTGAGGAGTGCGGGAAGGGCTTCAGCTGGCGATCGAATCTTCATGCTCATCAGAGAGTCCActctggagagaaaccctataaatgCGAGGAGTGTGACAAAAGCTTCAGTCAGGCCATAGACTTTCGGGTACACCGGAGAgtccacactggagagaagccatACAAATGTGGTGTATGTGGTAAGGGCTTCAGTCAGTCCTCTGGTCTCCAGTCCCATCAGAGGGTCCACACTGGGGAGAAGCCATACAAATGCGATGTCTGCGGAAAGGGTTTTAGATACAGTTCACAGTTCATATACCACCAGAGAGGCCACACCGGAGAAAAACCTTACAAATGTGAGCAGTGTGGGAAAGGCTTTGGGAGGAGCTTGAACCTTCGCCATCATCAGAGGGTCCACACGGGAGAGAAACCCCATAGGTGTGAAGAGTGCGGAAAGGCCTTCAGTCTCCCCTCAAATCTTAGAGTCCATCTGAGCGTTCACATCAGGGAAAAACTATTTAAGTGTGAAGAGTGTGGTAAGCGCTTCAGCCAGGGTTCGCGTCTTCGCGCCCATCAGAGAGTCCACACTGGTGAGAAGCCATACAAATGTGACGTATGTGGTAAGGACTTCAGTCACCCTTCACGTCTTACGTACCATCAGAAAGTCCACACTGGCAAGAATCGTTGA